Proteins from one Desulfonema limicola genomic window:
- the rplT gene encoding 50S ribosomal protein L20, which produces MRVKRGFKARRRRNKVLKLAKGFRGGRSKLFRTAADSVDKALMYAYRDRKAVKRDYRRLWIARINAGSRMNDISYSKFIHGLKLADVELDRKVLAELAVSDPSGFAQIAGLAATQH; this is translated from the coding sequence GTAATAAGGTGCTGAAACTGGCTAAAGGTTTTCGCGGAGGCCGCAGCAAGCTTTTTCGTACTGCTGCTGATTCAGTTGACAAGGCTCTTATGTATGCCTACCGTGACCGTAAGGCAGTGAAACGGGATTATAGAAGATTGTGGATAGCAAGGATTAATGCAGGATCTCGAATGAATGATATTAGTTACAGCAAGTTTATCCATGGACTTAAACTTGCTGATGTTGAACTGGATCGTAAGGTTCTCGCAGAACTGGCAGTATCTGATCCTTCTGGATTTGCCCAGATTGCAGGTTTAGCAGCCACTCAGCATTGA
- the pheS gene encoding phenylalanine--tRNA ligase subunit alpha: METSIEQIREQALSQLKTALHPDEIKALSVRYLGRKGVITQFLRDISKLPSEERPEAGKRANEVKKELDTSFKEILKKIESQASAAKGRIDVSLPGRAVPRGFLHPLTLVTREICSIFIKLGFDIAEGPEVETDYYNFEALNLPKNHPARDMQDTFYVSDNIVLRTQTSPMQIRVMEQQAPPVRIIAPGKVYRCDSDITHTPMFSQVEGLLVDKDISFGDLKGILTAFVHQIFDKDTSLRFRPSFFPFTEPSAEVDICCIMCKGRGCRICSNTGWLEILGSGMVHPAVFENVGYDTNRYTGFAFGMGVERIAMLKYGIDDLRKYFENDFRFLRQF; this comes from the coding sequence GTGGAAACAAGCATTGAACAAATCAGAGAACAAGCACTTTCCCAGCTGAAAACAGCTTTACACCCGGATGAAATTAAAGCCCTTTCTGTCCGCTATTTAGGGCGTAAGGGCGTTATTACCCAGTTTTTACGGGATATTTCAAAACTTCCTTCTGAAGAGCGGCCTGAAGCAGGGAAACGTGCTAATGAAGTAAAAAAAGAGCTGGACACATCTTTTAAGGAGATTTTAAAAAAAATTGAGTCCCAGGCATCTGCTGCCAAAGGCAGGATTGATGTGTCTCTGCCAGGCAGGGCAGTACCCCGGGGTTTTTTACATCCTTTAACCCTTGTTACCCGTGAGATATGCAGCATATTTATCAAACTGGGATTTGATATTGCAGAAGGGCCTGAGGTTGAAACAGATTATTATAATTTTGAGGCATTGAATCTTCCAAAAAATCATCCGGCAAGGGATATGCAGGACACCTTTTATGTGTCAGATAATATAGTCTTGAGAACCCAGACCTCACCCATGCAGATACGGGTTATGGAGCAGCAGGCTCCGCCGGTGCGTATTATTGCACCTGGCAAGGTTTACAGGTGTGATTCAGATATTACCCATACACCCATGTTCAGCCAGGTAGAAGGGCTTTTGGTAGATAAAGATATCAGTTTTGGGGATCTTAAAGGGATTTTGACTGCTTTTGTTCACCAGATATTTGATAAAGATACATCTTTGAGATTTCGGCCAAGTTTTTTCCCTTTTACAGAACCAAGTGCAGAAGTTGATATTTGCTGCATTATGTGTAAAGGCAGGGGATGCCGGATTTGTTCAAATACCGGGTGGCTGGAAATACTTGGTTCTGGTATGGTTCATCCTGCTGTTTTTGAGAATGTGGGTTATGATACAAACCGTTATACCGGCTTTGCTTTTGGAATGGGAGTAGAGCGTATAGCCATGCTTAAATATGGAATTGATGATCTTCGTAAATATTTTGAAAATGATTTCAGGTTTTTAAGGCAATTTTAA